One Pseudonocardia sediminis DNA window includes the following coding sequences:
- a CDS encoding MFS transporter — protein MVTEASPARGGMAAYRDVLRLPGVGGVTAVALAARIPATAVGVTMTLHVVLTLGYGYAAAGLVAAAVPTGMAIGGPVLGSLVDKRGLRPMLLLTMLISAGFWAVAPLLGYGWLLGAAFVGGMFALPVFSVVRQVLAAAVPAGYRRPAFAMDSMSVELSYMTGPAAGSLLTLWLGSATTMRVIGAGFLLAGVVLLVLDPPVRATGEGPRPPAPPVREWLTAPLVAALLAITAAIVAIMGTELAFIASLTGSGQAWAIAVVNAVWCVASLVGGFVYGAARRAPPMPVLLAVLGAATLPAALGGAWWTFALLLLGAGLFTAPTLAAGSDTVATLAPDRVRGLVTGLQGSATTVGIAVATPLSGVLVDTASPAVAILVCGSIALVAAGVSAVLLRRPRTGVVS, from the coding sequence GTGGTGACCGAGGCGAGCCCGGCGCGCGGGGGCATGGCGGCCTACCGCGACGTCCTTCGCCTGCCCGGCGTCGGCGGCGTCACGGCCGTGGCGCTCGCGGCGCGGATCCCGGCCACGGCCGTCGGCGTGACGATGACGCTGCACGTCGTGCTCACGCTCGGGTACGGCTACGCCGCGGCCGGGTTGGTCGCGGCCGCCGTCCCGACCGGGATGGCGATCGGCGGGCCGGTGCTCGGGTCGCTGGTCGACAAGCGCGGTCTGCGGCCGATGCTGCTGCTGACGATGCTCATCAGCGCCGGGTTCTGGGCGGTCGCCCCGCTGCTGGGCTACGGCTGGCTGCTCGGGGCGGCGTTCGTCGGTGGGATGTTCGCGCTGCCGGTGTTCTCGGTGGTGCGCCAGGTCCTGGCCGCCGCCGTCCCGGCCGGGTACCGCCGTCCGGCGTTCGCGATGGACTCGATGTCGGTCGAGCTGTCCTACATGACCGGACCCGCCGCCGGGTCGCTGCTGACGCTGTGGCTGGGCAGCGCGACCACGATGCGGGTGATCGGGGCCGGGTTCCTGCTCGCCGGGGTGGTGCTGCTGGTGCTCGACCCGCCGGTGCGCGCGACCGGCGAGGGGCCGCGACCGCCCGCGCCGCCGGTCCGGGAGTGGCTCACCGCCCCGCTGGTCGCGGCCCTGCTGGCGATCACCGCCGCCATCGTCGCGATCATGGGGACCGAGCTGGCGTTCATCGCGAGCCTGACCGGCAGCGGGCAGGCGTGGGCGATCGCCGTCGTCAACGCGGTGTGGTGCGTCGCGTCGCTGGTCGGCGGCTTCGTCTACGGCGCCGCCCGCCGGGCCCCTCCGATGCCGGTGCTGCTGGCCGTCCTCGGTGCCGCGACGCTGCCGGCCGCCCTCGGCGGGGCGTGGTGGACGTTCGCGCTGCTGCTGCTCGGCGCCGGCCTGTTCACCGCACCGACCCTGGCCGCGGGCAGCGACACGGTCGCGACCCTCGCCCCGGACCGGGTGCGCGGGCTGGTGACCGGCCTGCAGGGCTCGGCCACCACGGTCGGGATCGCCGTGGCCACGCCGCTGTCCGGGGTGCTGGTCGACACCGCGTCCCCCGCGGTCGCGATCCTCGTCTGCGGTTCGATCGCGCTGGTCGCGGCCGGGGTGTCCGCGGTCCTCCTGCGCCGCCCCCGGACCGGCGTCGTCTCCTGA
- a CDS encoding S9 family peptidase, which yields MRADPSVVPADPGAPAPATHPVSPVPERLFDDDAAERRWRARFTAVRMSRPSWARDAPDRTVYVSNGSGTTEIHVWDRATDIHRQVTSRRSGTHSATLPPDGDTVWWFDDTDGDEFGHWVTEPFAGRPDTEEPAVAVPGAEDGYPAGLDMGRGVVVLGTSTDAGTTVWLHDRGSSEPARVVYSHTEDAGVGALSEDETLLAIHHSEHGDSRHPSLRVLSVPSGETVGELHDGPGKGLAPLVFSPVAGDQRLLVGHERRGREELLIWDPVTGTESELHLDLPGEVFADFYPDGTALLVGHTHAARTRLFRYDIGTASLTELPVAPGCVGSAEVRPDGTVEYTCSSAATPTEIRALHPDGTDRLLLVPPGERPPSSSPVRDVWVDGPGGSVHALVTSPENVPGPAPAVFVLHGGPHAADEDRFDPARATWVEAGFVVVEVNYRGSTGYGSAWRDAIEGHPGLTELADVAAVQDALVADGTVDPARCVVDGWSWGGYLSLLAAGVQPERWAVAVAGVPVADYLAAYEDEMEQLRSFDRALFGGSPEELPDRYREASPLTYVDRVRVPVLVLAGENDPRCPIRQIDNYLDALAARGDVRYEVTRFDAGHGSLVVTDQLDLVATEIDFARRALS from the coding sequence GTGCGTGCCGACCCCTCCGTTGTCCCTGCCGACCCCGGGGCTCCGGCACCCGCGACCCACCCGGTCTCCCCGGTCCCGGAGCGTCTGTTCGACGACGACGCGGCCGAACGGCGCTGGCGGGCACGGTTCACCGCGGTCCGGATGTCGCGGCCGTCGTGGGCCCGGGACGCGCCGGACCGCACCGTCTACGTCTCCAACGGCAGCGGCACCACCGAGATCCACGTCTGGGATCGGGCGACCGACATCCACCGGCAGGTGACCTCGCGTCGCAGCGGGACGCACTCGGCCACCCTGCCCCCGGACGGGGACACCGTCTGGTGGTTCGACGACACCGACGGCGACGAGTTCGGGCACTGGGTCACCGAGCCGTTCGCCGGGCGCCCCGACACCGAGGAGCCCGCGGTCGCGGTCCCCGGCGCCGAGGACGGCTACCCCGCCGGCCTGGACATGGGCCGCGGTGTCGTGGTGCTCGGCACCTCCACCGACGCCGGGACCACGGTCTGGCTGCACGACCGCGGCTCGTCGGAGCCCGCCCGCGTCGTCTACTCGCACACCGAGGACGCCGGCGTCGGCGCGCTGAGCGAGGACGAGACCCTGCTCGCGATCCACCACTCCGAGCACGGCGACTCCCGGCACCCGTCGCTGCGGGTCCTGTCCGTGCCCTCCGGCGAGACCGTCGGCGAGCTGCACGACGGGCCCGGCAAGGGCCTGGCGCCGCTGGTGTTCTCCCCCGTCGCCGGTGACCAGCGGCTGCTGGTCGGGCACGAGCGCCGCGGCCGCGAGGAACTGCTGATCTGGGACCCGGTCACCGGGACCGAGTCCGAGCTGCACCTGGACCTGCCCGGCGAGGTGTTCGCCGACTTCTACCCGGACGGCACCGCGCTGCTGGTCGGGCACACCCACGCCGCCCGGACGCGGCTGTTCCGCTACGACATCGGGACCGCGTCGCTGACGGAGCTGCCGGTCGCGCCGGGGTGCGTCGGGTCGGCGGAGGTCCGCCCGGACGGCACGGTGGAGTACACCTGCAGCTCGGCCGCGACGCCGACGGAGATCCGGGCCCTGCACCCGGACGGCACCGACCGGCTCCTGCTCGTCCCGCCGGGTGAGCGGCCGCCGTCGTCGTCCCCGGTGCGTGACGTGTGGGTGGACGGCCCCGGTGGGTCCGTGCACGCCCTGGTGACCTCACCGGAGAACGTCCCCGGACCGGCTCCTGCGGTGTTCGTGCTGCACGGCGGCCCGCACGCGGCCGACGAGGACCGCTTCGACCCGGCCCGTGCGACGTGGGTCGAGGCCGGGTTCGTGGTCGTCGAGGTGAACTACCGCGGGTCCACCGGCTACGGCTCGGCCTGGCGGGACGCGATCGAGGGCCACCCGGGCCTGACCGAGCTGGCCGACGTCGCCGCCGTGCAGGACGCGCTCGTCGCCGACGGCACCGTCGACCCGGCCCGTTGCGTCGTCGACGGCTGGTCGTGGGGCGGTTACCTGTCGCTGCTCGCCGCCGGGGTCCAGCCCGAGCGGTGGGCGGTCGCGGTCGCGGGTGTCCCGGTCGCGGACTACCTGGCCGCGTACGAGGACGAGATGGAGCAGCTGCGCTCGTTCGACCGCGCACTGTTCGGCGGCTCGCCCGAGGAGCTGCCGGACCGCTACCGGGAGGCGTCGCCGCTGACCTACGTCGACCGGGTGCGGGTGCCGGTCCTCGTGCTGGCCGGGGAGAACGACCCCCGCTGCCCGATCCGTCAGATCGACAACTACCTCGACGCCCTGGCCGCCCGCGGCGACGTCCGCTACGAGGTCACCCGTTTCGACGCCGGTCACGGCTCCCTGGTCGTGACCGACCAGCTCGACCTCGTCGCCACCGAGATCGACTTCGCCCGCCGCGCCCTCAGCTGA
- a CDS encoding aspartate kinase: MALVVQKYGGSSVESADRIKKVAERIVRTRKEGHDVVVVVSAMGDTTDELTDLAEQVSPKPPAREMDMLLTAGERISNALVAMAIHSLGAEARSFTGSQAGMLTTSKHGDARIIEVNPYRLREALDEGHIVLVAGFQGMSEDSKDITTLGRGGSDTTAVALAAALNADVCEIYTDVDGVFSADPRIVSKATHLDTVTYEEMLELAASGAKVLHLRAVEYARRYGVPLRVRSSYNDKPGTLVSGSIEEIPLENPIITGVAHDRSEGKITITGVPDTPGMAAKIFRTVADAEINIDMVLQNVSRESEGKTDITFSLPRTDGDQAVSVLEKAKDQIGFEELIYDNEVGKVSLVGAGMRNHPGVTAKFCESLSDAGINIETMNTSEIRISVICRSDQLDDAVKALHEAFDLGAEDDAVVAGGTGR; encoded by the coding sequence GTGGCCCTCGTCGTGCAGAAGTACGGCGGCTCGTCGGTCGAGAGCGCGGATCGCATCAAGAAGGTCGCCGAGCGCATCGTCCGTACCCGGAAAGAGGGCCACGACGTCGTCGTCGTGGTGTCCGCGATGGGTGACACCACCGACGAACTGACCGACCTGGCCGAACAGGTCTCCCCGAAGCCGCCGGCGCGGGAGATGGACATGCTGCTCACCGCGGGTGAGCGCATCTCGAACGCGCTCGTCGCGATGGCGATCCACTCCCTCGGCGCCGAGGCCCGCTCGTTCACCGGCTCGCAGGCCGGGATGCTGACGACGTCCAAGCACGGGGACGCCCGGATCATCGAGGTGAACCCGTACCGCCTGCGCGAGGCCCTCGACGAGGGGCACATCGTGCTGGTGGCGGGGTTCCAGGGGATGAGCGAGGACTCCAAGGACATCACCACGCTCGGCCGCGGCGGCTCGGACACCACCGCCGTCGCTCTCGCCGCGGCGCTGAACGCCGACGTCTGCGAGATCTACACCGACGTCGACGGCGTCTTCTCGGCCGACCCGCGGATCGTCTCCAAGGCGACCCATCTCGACACGGTGACCTACGAGGAGATGCTGGAGCTCGCGGCGTCGGGCGCGAAGGTGCTGCACCTGCGCGCCGTCGAGTACGCCCGCCGCTACGGCGTCCCGCTGCGCGTCCGCAGTTCCTACAACGACAAGCCGGGCACGCTGGTCTCCGGCTCGATCGAGGAGATTCCGTTGGAGAACCCGATCATCACCGGCGTGGCCCACGACCGGTCCGAGGGCAAGATCACGATCACCGGCGTGCCGGACACCCCCGGCATGGCGGCGAAGATCTTCCGCACGGTCGCCGACGCCGAGATCAACATCGACATGGTGCTGCAGAACGTCTCGCGCGAGAGCGAGGGCAAGACCGACATCACGTTCAGCCTGCCGCGCACCGACGGCGACCAGGCCGTCTCGGTGCTGGAGAAGGCCAAGGACCAGATCGGCTTCGAGGAGCTGATCTACGACAACGAGGTCGGCAAGGTCTCGTTGGTCGGCGCCGGGATGCGCAACCACCCGGGCGTCACCGCGAAGTTCTGCGAGTCGCTCTCCGACGCCGGGATCAACATCGAGACCATGAACACCTCGGAGATCCGGATCTCGGTGATCTGCCGCTCCGACCAGCTCGACGACGCGGTGAAGGCTCTGCACGAGGCGTTCGACCTCGGCGCCGAGGATGACGCCGTCGTCGCCGGCGGAACGGGCCGGTGA
- a CDS encoding TetR/AcrR family transcriptional regulator has protein sequence MGHREELLDGAAQCLYEKGFGRTTARDVVAASGTNLASIGYHFGSKDALLTEALLTATAGWGEELDKALAEPDATTTEDPQSRVEDTWSRVIGLFASQRRLWATHVEALAQADRLPELRESLVAAQREAREGLALTFHTLPDDPEAADRRVHVLGAVYQALLTGVMVQWLLDPDTAPTGVDVAEGLRAMADERAAALA, from the coding sequence ATGGGACACCGCGAGGAGCTGCTCGACGGGGCCGCGCAGTGCCTCTACGAAAAGGGGTTCGGCCGGACCACCGCGCGTGACGTCGTCGCGGCCTCGGGCACGAACCTCGCGTCGATCGGATACCACTTCGGGTCCAAGGACGCCCTGCTCACCGAGGCCCTCCTGACGGCGACCGCGGGCTGGGGCGAGGAGCTGGACAAGGCACTCGCCGAGCCGGACGCGACGACCACCGAGGATCCGCAGAGCCGGGTGGAGGACACCTGGAGCCGGGTGATCGGGCTGTTCGCCAGCCAGCGCCGGCTCTGGGCCACCCACGTCGAGGCGCTCGCCCAGGCCGATCGGCTGCCCGAGCTGCGCGAGTCGCTCGTCGCGGCCCAGCGCGAGGCGCGCGAGGGGCTCGCCCTGACCTTCCACACGCTGCCCGACGACCCCGAGGCCGCGGACCGTCGCGTGCACGTCCTCGGCGCGGTCTACCAGGCACTTCTCACCGGCGTGATGGTCCAGTGGCTGCTCGACCCGGACACCGCACCGACCGGCGTCGACGTGGCCGAGGGGCTACGGGCGATGGCAGACGAGCGGGCCGCGGCGCTCGCCTGA
- a CDS encoding DUF11 domain-containing protein, translated as MRTSVPAGPPAAPFRRIARTGVAAALGVVMAAGLTIGAGTASAASTTVVADADITRDCTATTPVCEFQRDGGTATVVDDAKAQSGTGFLRLNTPAGNDKATVNTTAFAGRKLSEISDLEYRTYIEKVAATSFQAPALNIGVTTSLGFVTLVWEPVYTNAAVTPETWQNWSPSTSNGGWWASNSVTAPGTVNKYGFTTYSASFADVKAAQPDATVGLVGVNQGGGNPGLTAGVDLFRVNDTTYDFDNPVVPTTIAATSGGGQSAEVGTTFAQPLTATVSGTGGRPVPGAPVSFAVTSGSAAFGSSTTATATTGANGAAVSPALTAGSTAGPVTVTATSGTLTTSYALTVTPAPAPVPARADLSAALTAPPTATPGKTFTATLTVRNAGPSAAASVASGITVPKGLRITGAAGGVVTNDGRNAGFLTPSIASGRSVTFTVTVSVDRSVRGAQDLGAVSTSLRTPDPAPRNNIATARTTVR; from the coding sequence GTGCGCACCTCCGTTCCCGCCGGTCCACCGGCCGCCCCCTTCCGCCGGATCGCACGGACGGGCGTCGCGGCCGCGCTCGGCGTCGTCATGGCGGCCGGGCTGACGATCGGCGCCGGGACGGCCTCCGCCGCATCGACGACCGTCGTCGCCGACGCCGACATCACGCGGGACTGCACCGCGACCACGCCGGTCTGCGAGTTCCAGCGCGACGGCGGCACCGCGACCGTCGTCGACGACGCGAAGGCCCAGTCCGGCACCGGCTTCCTGCGCCTGAACACGCCGGCCGGCAACGACAAGGCGACGGTCAACACCACCGCCTTCGCCGGGCGCAAGCTCTCCGAGATCAGCGACCTCGAGTACCGCACCTACATCGAGAAGGTCGCAGCCACGTCGTTCCAGGCTCCGGCACTGAACATCGGGGTCACCACGTCCCTCGGGTTCGTCACCCTGGTGTGGGAGCCGGTCTACACGAACGCGGCGGTCACGCCGGAGACCTGGCAGAACTGGTCACCTTCCACCAGCAACGGCGGCTGGTGGGCGAGCAACTCCGTAACCGCGCCGGGAACGGTCAACAAGTACGGCTTCACCACCTACTCCGCGAGCTTCGCCGACGTGAAGGCGGCGCAGCCCGATGCGACCGTCGGGCTCGTCGGGGTCAACCAGGGCGGCGGCAACCCCGGCCTGACGGCGGGCGTGGACCTGTTCCGCGTCAACGACACCACCTACGACTTCGACAACCCCGTGGTCCCGACCACGATCGCCGCCACCTCCGGGGGCGGGCAGTCCGCCGAGGTCGGGACGACCTTCGCCCAGCCGCTCACCGCGACGGTCAGCGGAACCGGCGGTAGGCCCGTTCCCGGGGCTCCCGTGTCGTTCGCGGTGACGAGCGGCAGCGCCGCGTTCGGGTCGTCGACCACCGCGACCGCGACGACCGGCGCGAACGGTGCCGCCGTCAGCCCCGCCCTGACCGCGGGCTCCACCGCCGGACCGGTGACGGTGACCGCCACCAGCGGCACCCTGACCACGAGCTACGCCCTGACCGTCACGCCCGCGCCGGCACCGGTCCCGGCCCGCGCGGACCTGTCCGCCGCTCTGACCGCGCCGCCGACGGCGACGCCCGGCAAGACGTTCACCGCGACCCTGACCGTGCGCAACGCGGGCCCGTCCGCGGCGGCGTCGGTGGCCTCGGGGATCACCGTGCCGAAGGGCCTGCGGATCACCGGCGCCGCCGGCGGCGTCGTGACGAACGACGGCCGCAACGCCGGCTTCCTGACCCCGTCGATCGCGTCGGGTAGGAGCGTGACCTTCACCGTGACCGTCTCCGTCGACCGGTCCGTGCGGGGCGCGCAGGACCTCGGCGCCGTCTCGACGTCGCTGCGCACGCCCGACCCGGCTCCGCGCAACAACATCGCGACGGCCCGCACGACCGTCCGCTGA
- a CDS encoding CGNR zinc finger domain-containing protein codes for MHINPYGHDPVCLAADLANEPPETVDELVRRCLDAGLTREWTPGPDDLTEVRDLLARWTEVVDADPGPARAERLNALLASGTAHPRLTDHDGHWHLHYRDAGLPLAGVLHALIATGTAMHLAGRGMDRLGRCAVDECGLIYADTSRTGRRRYCSTRCANRDGVRRHRARAS; via the coding sequence GTGCACATCAACCCTTACGGGCACGATCCGGTGTGCCTGGCCGCCGACCTGGCCAACGAACCGCCGGAGACCGTCGACGAGCTCGTCCGCCGCTGCCTCGACGCGGGGCTGACCCGCGAATGGACGCCCGGCCCCGACGACCTGACCGAGGTCCGGGACCTGCTCGCGCGCTGGACCGAGGTCGTCGACGCCGATCCGGGTCCCGCCCGCGCGGAGCGGCTCAACGCCCTGCTGGCGTCGGGCACCGCGCACCCGAGACTGACCGACCACGACGGGCACTGGCACCTGCACTACCGCGACGCCGGCCTCCCGCTGGCCGGGGTGCTGCACGCGCTGATCGCCACCGGCACCGCGATGCACCTGGCCGGGCGCGGGATGGACCGCCTGGGCCGCTGCGCCGTCGACGAGTGCGGTCTGATCTACGCCGACACCTCCCGCACCGGACGCCGTCGTTACTGCTCGACGCGTTGTGCGAACCGGGACGGGGTGCGGCGCCACCGGGCCCGGGCGAGCTGA
- a CDS encoding endonuclease/exonuclease/phosphatase family protein has translation MSAPPRPDSATRPNRRGHRPAGPLRWLAALLLTALAAVAVVPDLLFGMDRFPPFAQTIAFRTPMLVALVVAVVFFGVLTVFRRGLWPITAGLAVVAVVGAGLVLPRAVADTPPTSGAPLKVLALNVFEGEADVDTLAALIRTEAPDIVSIPESGGRFAGRLDPLIAPLGYRTVASVSERRQDVAGVTLAVSERMGEVQTQIGRGQPFPYVEATGGALGDTRFVAYHSVAPTRGSVDEWRTDLDRLRQWCQGPTPAVLAGDFNATLDHSVLREGTAGCGDAAAQTGNGLVGTWPNWAPRWLGPQIDHVFGTDGIAAESFDVVDVPGTDHRAIVTTLRIP, from the coding sequence ATGAGCGCCCCTCCCCGGCCGGACTCGGCCACCCGACCGAACCGTCGCGGCCACCGCCCGGCGGGCCCGTTGCGCTGGCTGGCCGCCCTGCTCCTGACGGCGCTGGCCGCGGTCGCGGTGGTCCCGGACCTGCTCTTCGGGATGGACCGGTTCCCGCCGTTCGCCCAGACCATCGCGTTCCGGACGCCGATGCTGGTCGCGCTCGTGGTCGCCGTCGTGTTCTTCGGCGTGCTCACCGTGTTCCGGCGTGGGCTGTGGCCGATCACCGCGGGGCTGGCCGTCGTCGCCGTCGTCGGTGCCGGGCTGGTGCTGCCGCGGGCGGTCGCCGACACGCCGCCGACGTCCGGGGCGCCGTTGAAGGTCCTGGCGCTCAACGTGTTCGAGGGCGAGGCCGACGTCGACACGCTCGCCGCGCTGATCCGCACGGAGGCGCCGGACATCGTGTCGATCCCGGAGTCCGGGGGCCGTTTCGCGGGCCGGCTGGACCCGCTGATCGCCCCGCTGGGCTACCGCACGGTCGCGTCGGTCTCCGAGCGCCGCCAGGACGTCGCCGGGGTCACCCTGGCCGTCTCCGAGCGGATGGGCGAGGTGCAGACGCAGATCGGGCGCGGCCAGCCGTTCCCGTACGTCGAGGCCACCGGCGGCGCCCTCGGGGACACGCGCTTCGTCGCCTACCACTCGGTCGCGCCCACCCGCGGCAGCGTCGACGAGTGGCGCACGGACCTCGACCGGCTACGCCAGTGGTGCCAGGGCCCGACCCCGGCCGTACTGGCCGGTGACTTCAACGCCACCCTCGACCACTCGGTGCTGCGCGAGGGCACCGCCGGCTGCGGCGACGCGGCCGCGCAGACCGGCAACGGCCTGGTCGGCACCTGGCCGAACTGGGCCCCGCGCTGGCTGGGCCCGCAGATCGACCACGTCTTCGGCACCGACGGCATCGCCGCCGAGTCCTTCGACGTCGTCGACGTCCCGGGCACCGACCACCGCGCGATCGTCACGACCCTGCGGATCCCCTGA
- the arsC gene encoding arsenate reductase (glutaredoxin) (This arsenate reductase requires both glutathione and glutaredoxin to convert arsenate to arsenite, after which the efflux transporter formed by ArsA and ArsB can extrude the arsenite from the cell, providing resistance.) has protein sequence MGVEIWHNPRCSKSRATLALLTEHGVEPTVRRYLDDPPTRAELVEVLAALGTDDPLRITRTGEAVYRELGLKGADADTLLDALAANPVLVERPIVVTGGRAAIGRPPENVLPLLS, from the coding sequence ATGGGCGTCGAGATCTGGCACAACCCGCGCTGCTCCAAGAGCCGCGCCACCCTGGCCTTGCTCACCGAGCACGGCGTCGAGCCGACGGTGCGGCGCTACCTGGACGACCCGCCCACCCGCGCCGAGCTCGTCGAGGTCCTCGCCGCGCTGGGCACCGACGATCCGCTGAGGATCACCCGCACCGGCGAGGCCGTCTACCGCGAGCTGGGTCTGAAGGGTGCCGACGCCGACACCCTGCTCGACGCCCTCGCCGCGAACCCGGTGCTCGTCGAGCGCCCGATCGTCGTCACCGGCGGCCGGGCCGCGATCGGCCGGCCGCCGGAGAACGTGCTCCCGCTGCTCAGCTGA
- a CDS encoding beta-class carbonic anhydrase, translated as MSNDELLRRHDATGRDRCAGAAAGLAAAPSLHTAVVTCMDCRIDEQALFGLEPGDVHVLRNAGGVVTDDVVRSLVISQRKLGTREVLLVQHTGCGMATFTDDEFTEELAQETGLVPSWRPQAFADAATNVRRGITRLSSDPFLLKDIDIRGFVLDIEAFTLTEVTPA; from the coding sequence GTGAGCAACGACGAACTCCTTCGCCGACACGACGCGACGGGCCGCGACCGGTGTGCCGGTGCGGCCGCCGGCCTGGCCGCCGCGCCCTCCCTGCACACCGCCGTGGTCACCTGCATGGACTGCCGGATCGACGAGCAGGCGCTCTTCGGGCTGGAGCCCGGGGACGTGCACGTGCTGCGCAACGCCGGTGGTGTGGTCACCGACGACGTGGTGCGCTCGCTGGTGATCAGCCAGCGCAAGCTCGGCACCCGCGAGGTGCTGCTCGTGCAGCACACCGGGTGCGGCATGGCGACGTTCACCGACGACGAGTTCACCGAGGAGCTGGCGCAGGAGACGGGCCTGGTCCCGTCCTGGCGTCCGCAGGCCTTCGCCGACGCCGCCACGAACGTCCGCCGCGGGATCACCCGCCTGAGCAGCGACCCGTTCCTGCTCAAGGACATCGACATCCGGGGCTTCGTCCTCGACATCGAGGCGTTCACCCTGACCGAGGTCACCCCGGCCTGA
- a CDS encoding aspartate-semialdehyde dehydrogenase, which yields MAIDKPVLALVGATGAVGTTMINILDSRESVPWSEIRLIASARSAGKVLRVRGEDITVLELKPEVFDGVDIAMFDVPDEVSAEWAPIAASRGAIAVDNSGAFRMDPDVPLVVPEVNPEKVTDRPKGIISNPNCTTLSMMAAMGALHREFDLQALVVASYQAASGAGQPGVDQLYAEIAAVAGKDLGVTGGDVAAALTAAGVPVGSDAGSPFPAPLALNVVPWAGSVKEDGWSSEELKVRNEARKILGIPELKVSATCVRVPVVTTHALSVHATFGREVTVDAARKVLAAQPSIVLRDDPEKGEWPTPSEAVGGDPTWVGRIRQALDFPNTLELFVCGDNLRKGAALNTYEVAETVAAAG from the coding sequence ATGGCCATCGACAAGCCCGTCCTCGCCCTCGTCGGCGCCACCGGTGCGGTCGGCACCACGATGATCAACATCCTGGACTCGCGCGAGTCCGTGCCGTGGTCGGAGATCCGGCTCATCGCCTCCGCCCGCTCGGCCGGCAAGGTGCTCCGTGTTCGTGGCGAGGACATCACCGTCCTCGAGCTCAAGCCCGAGGTGTTCGACGGCGTCGACATCGCGATGTTCGACGTGCCGGACGAGGTCAGCGCCGAGTGGGCGCCGATCGCGGCCTCGCGCGGTGCGATCGCGGTGGACAACTCCGGCGCGTTCCGGATGGACCCCGACGTGCCGCTCGTGGTGCCCGAGGTCAACCCGGAGAAGGTCACCGACCGGCCCAAGGGGATCATCTCCAACCCCAACTGCACGACGCTGTCGATGATGGCGGCGATGGGCGCGCTGCACCGCGAGTTCGACCTGCAGGCGCTCGTCGTGGCGTCCTACCAGGCCGCCTCCGGTGCCGGGCAGCCCGGCGTGGACCAGCTCTACGCCGAGATCGCCGCGGTGGCCGGCAAGGACCTCGGTGTCACCGGCGGCGACGTGGCGGCGGCGCTGACCGCGGCCGGCGTGCCGGTCGGGTCCGACGCCGGCTCGCCGTTCCCGGCCCCGCTGGCGCTGAACGTGGTGCCGTGGGCCGGCTCGGTGAAGGAGGACGGCTGGTCGTCCGAGGAGCTCAAGGTCCGCAACGAGGCCCGCAAGATCCTCGGCATCCCGGAGCTCAAGGTGTCCGCCACCTGCGTCCGGGTCCCGGTCGTCACCACGCACGCGCTCTCGGTGCACGCGACGTTCGGCCGCGAGGTCACCGTCGACGCCGCCCGCAAGGTGCTCGCCGCCCAGCCGTCGATCGTGCTGCGCGACGACCCGGAGAAGGGCGAGTGGCCGACGCCGTCCGAGGCCGTGGGCGGGGACCCGACGTGGGTCGGGCGCATCCGCCAGGCGCTGGACTTCCCGAACACCCTCGAGCTGTTCGTGTGCGGTGACAACCTGCGCAAGGGCGCCGCGCTCAACACCTACGAAGTCGCCGAGACGGTGGCCGCCGCGGGCTGA